The genomic interval ATTACTGCTAAAAGAGAAAGGTACAGACATAGAACACAAAAACTTTTTTGGCCGTACGCCACTTGGCCAGGCGGTACATAATGGCAACGTGGAAATCGTAAAGTTATTGTTAAAACATAGAGCTAATCCAAAAGCCATTTCAATAAAAAATGCATTATTGTCAAAACTAGGTTTTGGGAAACATAAAGAAATTAAAAAGCTTTTAAAAGAAGCAAAGCAAAAAAATAACTGTTTTTATTTGATAAACAAAATAATTCTATACAAAGCATAGCATATATATAAACAGATACACGTCCCTCAAGAAAAATGCGTAAAACACATCTAAGCAAAAAATTCGAAAAGAGCTACCGGAAATAAAAAAAATAACACAAGATAAAGATAATAATAGATTAAATTTATTTTGTAACAAACTAAACAGTCACCTTATGGAAAAGCTAACCCCAAGAGTAGACATTGTCTTTAAAAAACTATTCGGCGTTGAAGAGAATAAAGACCTATTGATATCACTTATTAATGCTATTGTGCAAGAAGAAGATCAAGTAGCAGATATTACCTTACTCAATCCTTATAACCATCGAAACTTTAGACAGGATAAGTTGTCTATCTTAGATATTAAAGCAGAGAGCTGTACAGGAAAGAGATTTAATATTGAAATACAGATTACCGATGCCAAAGACTACGATAAGCGTGCATTGTATTACTGGGCTAAATTGTATACAGAGCAATTAGAAATTTCTAGAAGTTATGATATTTTATCTAAAGCCATCGGCATCCATATACTTAACTTTACCAGTATTCCTACATCGGAGAAGTACCATAATATATTTCATATTAAGGAAATAGATAATAATATACATTATTTCAAAGACCTAGAATTACACACCATAGAGTTAAA from Cardinium endosymbiont of Culicoides punctatus carries:
- a CDS encoding Rpn family recombination-promoting nuclease/putative transposase, giving the protein MEKLTPRVDIVFKKLFGVEENKDLLISLINAIVQEEDQVADITLLNPYNHRNFRQDKLSILDIKAESCTGKRFNIEIQITDAKDYDKRALYYWAKLYTEQLEISRSYDILSKAIGIHILNFTSIPTSEKYHNIFHIKEIDNNIHYFKDLELHTIELKKFISDKDSTLSDIVSKVSSGLDQMGYLFIPS